A region of Streptomyces cinnamoneus DNA encodes the following proteins:
- the carB gene encoding carbamoyl-phosphate synthase large subunit has product MPKRTDIQSVLVIGSGPIVIGQAAEFDYSGTQACRVLKSEGLRVILVNSNPATIMTDPEIADATYVEPITPEFVEKIIAKERPDALLPTLGGQTALNTAISMHENGVLEKYDVELIGANVQAIHKGEDRDLFKGVVEAVNAKIGHGESARSVICHTMDEVLAGVDTLGGYPVVVRPSFTMGGAGSGFAHDEEELRRIAGQGLTLSPTTEVLLEESILGWKEYELELMRDKHDNVVVVCSIENFDPMGVHTGDSITVAPAMTLTDREYQILRDVGIAIIREVGVDTGGCNIQFAVNPEDGRVIVIEMNPRVSRSSALASKATGFPIAKIAARLAVGYTLDEIPNDITEKTPASFEPTLDYVVVKAPRFAFEKFPAADATLTTTMKSVGEAMAIGRNFTEALQKALRSLEKKGSQFDFVSEPGDKAELLEKAVRPTDGRINTVMAAIRAGATPEEVFDATKIDPWFVDQLFLIKEIADELAAAEKLLPELLAEAKRHGFSDAQIAAIRGLREDVVREVRHALGVRPVYKTVDTCAAEFAAKTPYFYSSYDEESEVAPREKPAVIILGSGPNRIGQGIEFDYSCVHASFALSEAGYETVMVNCNPETVSTDYDTSDRLYFEPLTLEDVLEIVHAEQQAGPVAGVIVQLGGQTPLGLAQALKDNGVPIVGTSPEAIDLAEERGAFGRVLTEAGLPAPKYGTAYSFDEAKGIAAGIGYPVMVRPSYVLGGRGMEIVYDEPSLAGYLERHAGLISEHPVLIDRFLDDAIEIDVDALYDGHELYLGGVMEHIEEAGIHSGDSACALPPITLGGYDIKRLRASTEAIAKGVGVRGLINIQFAMAGDILYVLEANPRASRTVPFTSKATAVPLAKAAARISLGATVAELRAEGMLPAQGDGGTLPLDAPISVKEAVMPWSRFRDIHGRGVDTVLGPEMRSTGEVMGIDTVFGTAYAKSQAGAYGALPTKGRAFVSVANRDKRSMIFPARELVAHGFELLATSGTAEVLRRNGINATVVRKQSEGEGPNGEKTIVQLIHEGQVDLIVNTPYGTGGRLDGYEIRTAAVARAVPCLTTVQALAAAVQGIDALTRGEVGVRSLQEHAEHLTAAREA; this is encoded by the coding sequence GTGCCTAAGCGCACCGACATCCAGTCCGTTCTGGTCATCGGCTCCGGCCCGATCGTCATCGGCCAGGCCGCGGAGTTCGACTACTCCGGCACCCAGGCCTGCCGCGTGCTGAAGTCCGAGGGCCTGCGGGTCATCCTCGTCAACTCCAACCCGGCCACGATCATGACCGACCCGGAGATCGCCGACGCCACGTACGTCGAGCCGATCACCCCCGAGTTCGTCGAGAAGATCATCGCCAAGGAGCGCCCCGACGCCCTCCTGCCCACCCTCGGCGGCCAGACCGCGCTCAACACCGCGATCTCGATGCACGAGAACGGCGTCCTGGAGAAGTACGACGTCGAGCTCATCGGCGCCAACGTCCAGGCCATCCACAAGGGCGAGGACCGCGACCTGTTCAAGGGCGTCGTCGAGGCCGTCAACGCCAAGATCGGCCACGGCGAGTCCGCCCGCTCGGTCATCTGCCACACCATGGACGAGGTCCTCGCGGGCGTCGACACCCTCGGCGGCTACCCGGTCGTCGTCCGCCCCTCCTTCACCATGGGCGGCGCCGGCTCCGGCTTCGCCCACGACGAGGAGGAGCTGCGCCGCATCGCCGGCCAGGGCCTCACGCTCTCCCCGACCACCGAGGTGCTCCTGGAGGAGTCCATCCTCGGCTGGAAGGAGTACGAGCTGGAGCTGATGCGCGACAAGCACGACAACGTCGTGGTCGTCTGCTCCATCGAGAACTTCGACCCCATGGGCGTGCACACCGGTGACTCCATCACCGTCGCCCCGGCGATGACGCTCACCGACCGCGAGTACCAGATCCTGCGGGACGTCGGCATCGCGATCATCCGCGAGGTCGGCGTCGACACCGGCGGCTGCAACATCCAGTTCGCGGTCAACCCCGAGGACGGCCGGGTCATCGTCATCGAGATGAACCCCCGCGTCTCGCGCTCCTCGGCGCTCGCCTCCAAGGCCACCGGCTTCCCGATCGCCAAGATCGCCGCCCGGCTGGCCGTCGGCTACACGCTGGACGAGATCCCCAACGACATCACCGAGAAGACCCCGGCGTCCTTCGAGCCCACGCTCGACTACGTCGTGGTCAAGGCGCCCCGCTTCGCGTTCGAGAAGTTCCCGGCCGCCGACGCCACCCTCACCACGACCATGAAGTCGGTCGGCGAGGCCATGGCCATCGGCCGCAACTTCACCGAGGCCCTGCAGAAGGCGCTGCGCTCGCTGGAGAAGAAGGGCTCGCAGTTCGACTTCGTCTCCGAGCCCGGCGACAAGGCCGAGCTGCTGGAGAAGGCGGTCCGTCCCACCGACGGCCGGATCAACACCGTCATGGCCGCCATCCGCGCCGGCGCCACCCCGGAGGAGGTCTTCGACGCGACGAAGATCGACCCGTGGTTCGTCGACCAGCTCTTCCTGATCAAGGAGATCGCCGACGAGCTGGCCGCCGCCGAGAAGCTCCTTCCCGAGCTGCTGGCCGAGGCCAAGCGCCACGGCTTCTCCGACGCCCAGATCGCCGCGATCCGCGGCCTGCGCGAAGACGTCGTCCGCGAGGTCCGCCACGCCCTCGGCGTCCGCCCGGTGTACAAGACGGTCGACACCTGCGCCGCCGAGTTCGCCGCGAAGACCCCGTACTTCTACTCGTCCTACGACGAGGAGTCCGAGGTCGCGCCGCGCGAGAAGCCCGCCGTGATCATCCTGGGCTCCGGCCCGAACCGCATCGGCCAGGGCATCGAGTTCGACTACTCCTGCGTCCACGCCTCCTTCGCGCTGAGCGAGGCCGGCTACGAGACCGTGATGGTCAACTGCAACCCCGAGACCGTCTCCACCGACTACGACACCTCCGACCGGCTCTACTTCGAGCCGCTCACCCTGGAGGACGTCCTGGAGATCGTCCACGCCGAGCAGCAGGCCGGCCCCGTCGCGGGCGTCATCGTCCAGCTCGGCGGCCAGACGCCGCTGGGCCTGGCCCAGGCGCTCAAGGACAACGGCGTGCCGATCGTCGGCACCTCGCCCGAGGCCATCGACCTCGCCGAGGAGCGCGGCGCCTTCGGCCGCGTGTTGACCGAGGCCGGGCTGCCCGCGCCGAAGTACGGCACCGCCTACTCCTTCGACGAGGCCAAGGGTATCGCCGCCGGCATCGGCTACCCGGTGATGGTCCGCCCGTCCTACGTCCTGGGCGGCCGCGGCATGGAGATCGTCTACGACGAGCCCTCCCTGGCCGGCTACCTGGAGCGGCACGCCGGTCTGATCTCCGAGCACCCGGTCCTCATCGACCGCTTCCTCGACGACGCCATCGAGATCGACGTCGACGCGCTCTACGACGGCCACGAGCTCTACCTCGGCGGCGTCATGGAGCACATCGAGGAAGCCGGCATCCACTCCGGCGACTCCGCCTGCGCGCTGCCCCCGATCACCCTCGGCGGCTACGACATCAAGCGCCTGCGCGCCTCCACCGAGGCCATCGCCAAGGGCGTCGGCGTGCGTGGCCTGATCAACATCCAGTTCGCCATGGCCGGCGACATCCTCTACGTCCTGGAGGCCAACCCGCGCGCCTCCCGCACCGTGCCCTTCACCTCGAAGGCCACCGCGGTGCCGCTGGCGAAGGCCGCCGCCCGGATCTCCCTGGGCGCCACCGTCGCCGAGCTGCGCGCGGAGGGCATGCTCCCGGCGCAGGGCGACGGCGGCACGCTGCCGCTGGACGCGCCGATCTCCGTCAAGGAGGCCGTCATGCCGTGGTCGCGCTTCCGCGACATCCACGGCCGCGGCGTCGACACCGTCCTCGGCCCGGAGATGCGCTCCACCGGCGAGGTCATGGGCATCGACACGGTCTTCGGCACGGCGTATGCCAAGTCGCAGGCCGGCGCGTACGGCGCCCTGCCCACCAAGGGCCGCGCCTTCGTCTCGGTGGCCAACCGGGACAAGCGGTCGATGATCTTCCCGGCCCGTGAGCTGGTCGCCCACGGCTTCGAGCTGCTGGCCACCTCCGGCACGGCCGAGGTGCTGCGCCGCAACGGCATCAACGCCACCGTCGTGCGCAAGCAGAGCGAGGGCGAGGGCCCGAACGGCGAGAAGACCATCGTCCAGCTCATCCACGAGGGCCAGGTCGACCTGATCGTCAACACCCCCTACGGCACCGGCGGCCGCCTCGACGGCTACGAGATCCGCACCGCCGCCGTCGCCCGGGCGGTGCCGTGCCTGACCACGGTCCAGGCGCTCGCCGCCGCCGTCCAGGGCATCGACGCCCTGACGCGGGGCGAAGTCGGCGTCCGCTCCCTCCAGGAGCACGCGGAACATCTGACCGCCGCGCGCGAGGCGTAG
- the carA gene encoding glutamine-hydrolyzing carbamoyl-phosphate synthase small subunit, translated as MTTSTRGAAKAPAVLVLEDGRTFRGRAYGAVGATFGEAVFSTGMTGYQETLTDPSYHRQVVVMTAPHVGNTGVNDEDPESGRIWVAGYVVRDPARVPSNWRSRRSLDEELARQGVVGISGIDTRALTRHLRERGAMRVGIFSGETLPDAAAMLDEVRRAPEMKGADLAAEVATKEAYVVPAIGEKRFTVAAIDLGIKGMTPHRMAERGVEVHVLPATATVEDVYAVDPDGVFFSNGPGDPATAEHPVAVMREVLSRKTPLFGICFGNQILGRALGFGTYKLKYGHRGINQPVQDRTTGKVEVTAHNHGFAVDAPLDKATDTPYGRVEVSHVCLNDDVVEGLQLLDQPAFSVQYHPEAAAGPHDAAYLFDRFVSLMEGQRA; from the coding sequence ATGACGACCTCCACCAGGGGAGCCGCGAAGGCTCCCGCCGTACTCGTCCTGGAGGACGGCCGTACATTCCGCGGCCGCGCCTACGGGGCCGTGGGGGCGACCTTCGGCGAGGCCGTGTTCTCCACCGGCATGACCGGCTACCAGGAGACCCTGACCGACCCCTCCTACCACCGCCAGGTCGTCGTCATGACGGCCCCGCACGTCGGCAACACCGGCGTCAACGACGAGGACCCCGAGTCCGGCCGCATCTGGGTCGCCGGCTACGTCGTCCGCGACCCCGCCCGCGTCCCGTCGAACTGGCGCTCGCGCCGCTCCCTGGACGAGGAGCTCGCCCGCCAGGGCGTCGTCGGCATCAGCGGCATCGACACCCGCGCCCTGACCCGCCACCTGCGCGAGCGCGGCGCCATGCGCGTCGGCATCTTCTCCGGCGAGACGCTGCCCGACGCGGCCGCCATGCTCGACGAGGTGCGCCGGGCCCCCGAGATGAAGGGCGCCGACCTCGCCGCCGAGGTCGCCACCAAGGAGGCGTACGTCGTCCCCGCGATCGGCGAGAAGCGCTTCACCGTCGCCGCGATCGACCTGGGCATCAAGGGCATGACCCCGCACCGGATGGCCGAGCGCGGCGTCGAGGTGCACGTCCTGCCCGCCACCGCCACGGTCGAGGACGTCTACGCCGTCGACCCCGACGGCGTGTTCTTCTCCAACGGCCCCGGCGACCCCGCCACCGCCGAGCACCCGGTCGCGGTGATGCGCGAGGTCCTCTCCCGCAAGACCCCGCTGTTCGGCATCTGCTTCGGCAACCAGATCCTCGGCCGGGCCCTCGGCTTCGGCACCTACAAGCTGAAGTACGGCCACCGCGGCATCAACCAGCCCGTGCAGGACCGCACGACCGGCAAGGTCGAGGTCACCGCGCACAACCACGGCTTCGCCGTCGACGCCCCGCTCGACAAGGCGACCGACACGCCCTACGGCCGGGTCGAGGTCTCCCACGTGTGTCTCAACGACGACGTGGTCGAAGGCCTCCAGCTGCTCGACCAGCCGGCGTTCAGCGTCCAGTACCACCCCGAGGCAGCCGCAGGCCCGCACGACGCCGCGTACCTGTTCGACCGCTTCGTCTCCCTGATGGAGGGCCAGCGTGCCTAA
- a CDS encoding dihydroorotase, with product MTKILIRGAKVLGGEPQDVLIDGETVAAVGTGLDAGDATVIEAAGKILLPGLVDLHTHLREPGREDSETVLTGTRAAASGGYTAVFAMANTFPVADTAGVVEQVWRLGKESGYCDVQPIGAVTVGLEGKQLSELGAMHDSAAGVTVFSDDGKCVDDAVIMRRALEYVKAFGGVIAQHAQEPRLTEGAQMNEGVVSAELGLGGWPAVAEESIIARDVLLAEHVGSRVHICHLSTAGSVEIVRWAKSRGIDVTAEVTPHHLLLTDELVRSYNPVYKVNPPLRTERDVMALREALADGTIDIVATDHAPHPHEDKDCEWAAAAMGMVGLETALSVVQQTMVETGLLDWAGVAERMSFKPASIGGLAGHGRPIAVGEPANLTLLDSAYRGVVDPAGFASRSRNTPYEGRELPGRVTHTFLRGRATVVDGKLA from the coding sequence ATGACGAAGATCCTGATCCGTGGTGCGAAGGTCCTCGGCGGCGAGCCGCAGGACGTGCTGATCGACGGCGAGACCGTCGCCGCGGTCGGCACCGGCCTCGACGCCGGTGACGCGACCGTGATCGAGGCGGCCGGCAAGATCCTGCTGCCCGGCCTGGTCGACCTGCACACCCACCTGCGCGAGCCCGGCCGCGAGGACTCCGAGACCGTCCTCACCGGCACGCGCGCCGCCGCGAGCGGCGGCTACACCGCCGTCTTCGCCATGGCCAACACCTTCCCCGTCGCCGACACCGCCGGCGTCGTCGAGCAGGTCTGGCGCCTGGGCAAGGAGTCCGGCTACTGCGACGTGCAGCCCATCGGCGCCGTCACCGTGGGCCTTGAGGGCAAGCAGCTCTCCGAGCTCGGCGCCATGCACGACTCCGCCGCCGGCGTCACCGTCTTCTCCGACGACGGCAAGTGCGTCGACGACGCCGTGATCATGCGCCGAGCCCTGGAGTACGTGAAGGCCTTCGGCGGCGTCATCGCCCAGCACGCGCAGGAGCCCCGGCTCACCGAGGGCGCCCAGATGAACGAGGGCGTCGTCTCCGCCGAGCTGGGCCTGGGCGGCTGGCCGGCCGTCGCCGAGGAGTCGATCATCGCCCGTGACGTGCTCCTCGCCGAGCACGTCGGCTCGCGGGTGCACATCTGCCACCTGTCCACGGCAGGCTCGGTCGAGATCGTCCGCTGGGCCAAGTCGCGCGGCATCGACGTCACCGCCGAGGTCACCCCGCACCACCTGCTCCTCACCGACGAGCTCGTGCGGTCCTACAACCCCGTGTACAAGGTGAACCCGCCGCTGCGCACCGAGCGCGACGTCATGGCCCTGCGCGAGGCCCTGGCCGACGGCACGATCGACATCGTGGCCACCGACCACGCCCCGCACCCGCACGAGGACAAGGACTGCGAGTGGGCCGCGGCCGCCATGGGCATGGTGGGCCTGGAGACCGCGCTGTCCGTCGTCCAGCAGACGATGGTCGAGACCGGGCTGCTGGACTGGGCCGGTGTCGCCGAGCGCATGTCGTTCAAGCCCGCCAGCATCGGCGGCCTCGCCGGTCACGGCCGCCCCATCGCCGTCGGTGAGCCCGCCAACCTCACGCTCCTCGATTCCGCTTACCGTGGTGTCGTGGACCCCGCGGGCTTCGCCTCCCGCAGCCGCAACACCCCCTACGAGGGCCGCGAGCTGCCGGGACGCGTCACCCACACCTTCCTGCGGGGCCGGGCGACGGTCGTGGACGGGAAACTCGCGTGA
- a CDS encoding aspartate carbamoyltransferase catalytic subunit has protein sequence MLHLSGGSPRTPGHLISAADLSRDDAVLILDTAEEMARVADRPIKKLPTLRGRTVVNLFFEDSTRTRISFEAAAKRLSADVINFSAKGSSVSKGESLKDTALTLEAMGADAVVIRHHASGAPYRLATSGWIDGVVVNAGDGTHEHPTQALLDAFTMRRRLIGPDAGLGQDLSGRRITIVGDVLHSRVARSNVHLLGTLGAEVTLVAPPTLVPVGVESWPCEVSYDLDQVLPKSDAVMMLRVQRERMNAAFFPTEREYARRYGLDGDRMARMPEHAVVMHPGPMNRGMEITAEVADSDRCTAVEQVANGVSIRMAVLYLLLGGSEPAVTNNATARTEENK, from the coding sequence ATGCTGCACCTCTCCGGGGGGAGCCCCCGAACCCCAGGCCACCTGATCTCGGCGGCCGACCTCTCCCGCGACGACGCCGTCCTGATCCTCGACACCGCCGAGGAGATGGCCCGGGTCGCCGACCGGCCGATCAAGAAGCTGCCGACCCTGCGCGGCCGCACCGTCGTGAACCTCTTCTTCGAGGACTCGACGCGCACCCGCATCTCCTTCGAGGCCGCCGCCAAGCGGCTGTCGGCCGACGTCATCAACTTCTCCGCCAAGGGCTCCTCGGTCTCCAAGGGCGAGTCCCTCAAGGACACCGCCCTGACCCTGGAGGCGATGGGCGCCGACGCCGTGGTCATCCGCCACCACGCCTCCGGCGCGCCCTACCGCCTGGCGACCTCCGGCTGGATCGACGGGGTCGTCGTCAACGCCGGCGACGGCACCCACGAGCACCCGACCCAGGCCCTGCTGGACGCCTTCACCATGCGCCGCCGGCTGATCGGCCCGGACGCCGGACTGGGCCAGGACCTGTCGGGCCGCCGGATCACGATCGTCGGGGACGTCCTGCACAGCCGCGTCGCCCGCTCCAACGTCCACCTGCTGGGCACCCTCGGCGCCGAGGTCACCCTCGTCGCGCCGCCCACCCTGGTGCCGGTCGGCGTGGAGAGCTGGCCCTGCGAGGTCAGCTACGACCTCGACCAGGTGCTGCCGAAGTCCGACGCCGTGATGATGCTGCGGGTGCAGCGCGAGCGGATGAACGCCGCGTTCTTCCCGACCGAGCGCGAGTACGCCCGCCGCTACGGCCTGGACGGCGACCGCATGGCCCGGATGCCGGAACACGCCGTCGTGATGCACCCCGGCCCGATGAACCGGGGAATGGAGATCACCGCCGAGGTCGCCGACTCGGACCGCTGCACGGCCGTCGAGCAGGTGGCCAACGGCGTCTCGATCCGCATGGCCGTGCTCTACCTGCTGCTCGGCGGCTCCGAGCCGGCCGTCACGAACAACGCCACCGCCCGCACCGAGGAGAACAAGTAG
- the pyrR gene encoding bifunctional pyr operon transcriptional regulator/uracil phosphoribosyltransferase PyrR yields MDAIPSARPVLEAPDIARVLTRIAHEIVERAKGADDVVLLGIPTRGVFLAHRLAAKLEDITGGKTPVGSLDITMYRDDLRLRPARALARTEIPGEGIDGRLVILVDDVLFSGRTIRAALDAMNDIGRPRAVQLAVLVDRGHRELPIRADYVGKNLPTSLRETVKVQLTEEDGRDSVLLGVRETAPADAQ; encoded by the coding sequence ATGGACGCAATTCCCAGCGCGCGTCCCGTGCTCGAAGCACCGGACATCGCCCGGGTTCTCACCCGAATCGCTCACGAGATCGTCGAGCGCGCCAAGGGCGCCGACGACGTCGTCCTCCTCGGCATTCCCACCCGTGGCGTCTTCCTCGCCCACCGGCTGGCGGCCAAGCTCGAGGACATCACCGGAGGCAAGACCCCGGTCGGCTCCCTCGACATCACCATGTACCGCGACGACCTGCGGCTGCGCCCGGCCCGTGCCCTCGCCCGGACCGAGATCCCCGGTGAGGGCATCGACGGCAGACTGGTGATCCTGGTCGACGACGTGCTGTTCTCCGGCCGCACGATCCGCGCCGCGCTCGACGCGATGAACGACATCGGGCGCCCCCGCGCCGTCCAGCTCGCGGTCCTCGTCGACCGCGGCCACCGCGAACTCCCGATCCGCGCCGACTACGTCGGAAAGAACCTCCCCACGTCGCTGCGGGAGACGGTCAAGGTCCAGCTCACCGAGGAGGACGGGCGCGACAGCGTGCTCCTCGGCGTGCGCGAGACCGCCCCGGCCGACGCGCAGTAG
- the bldD gene encoding transcriptional regulator BldD, with protein sequence MSSEYAKQLGAKLRAIRTQQGLSLHGVEEKSQGRWKAVVVGSYERGDRAVTVQRLAELADFYGVPVQELLPGTTPGGAAEPPPKLVLDLERLAHVPAEKAGPLQRYAATIQSQRGDYNGKVLSIRQDDLRTLAVIYDQSPSVLTEQLISWGVLDADARRAVQHEDA encoded by the coding sequence ATGTCCAGCGAATACGCCAAACAGCTCGGGGCCAAGCTCCGCGCCATCCGCACCCAGCAGGGCCTCTCCCTTCATGGCGTCGAGGAGAAGTCCCAGGGGCGCTGGAAGGCCGTCGTAGTGGGTTCGTACGAGCGCGGCGACCGTGCCGTGACCGTGCAGCGCCTGGCCGAGCTGGCCGACTTCTACGGCGTGCCCGTGCAGGAACTGCTGCCCGGCACCACGCCCGGCGGCGCCGCCGAGCCCCCGCCGAAGCTGGTCCTGGACCTGGAGCGCCTCGCCCACGTCCCGGCCGAGAAGGCGGGCCCGCTCCAGCGCTATGCCGCGACCATCCAGAGCCAGCGCGGCGACTACAACGGCAAGGTGCTGTCGATCCGCCAGGACGACCTGCGCACCCTCGCCGTGATCTACGACCAGTCGCCCTCGGTCCTGACCGAGCAGCTCATCAGCTGGGGCGTCCTCGACGCCGACGCGCGTCGCGCGGTCCAGCACGAGGACGCCTGA
- the nusB gene encoding transcription antitermination factor NusB, with amino-acid sequence MAARSKARKRAFQILFEADQRDSTVQNVLADWIRHSRSDDRQPPVNEYTMRLVEGYAEHVARIDELIATYAVDWDLDRMPAADRSIVRLGAYELIWEDETPDAVAIDEAVQLAKEFSTDDSPAFVNGLLGRFKELKPSLRREGR; translated from the coding sequence GTGGCCGCTCGTAGCAAGGCCCGTAAGCGCGCCTTCCAGATCCTCTTCGAGGCCGACCAGCGTGACAGCACCGTGCAGAACGTGCTCGCGGACTGGATCCGGCACTCGCGGTCCGACGACCGCCAGCCGCCCGTCAACGAGTACACGATGCGGCTGGTCGAGGGCTATGCGGAGCATGTCGCCCGGATCGACGAGCTGATCGCGACGTACGCGGTCGACTGGGACCTGGACCGGATGCCCGCCGCCGACCGGAGCATCGTCCGGCTCGGTGCGTACGAGCTGATCTGGGAGGACGAGACCCCGGACGCGGTGGCGATCGACGAGGCCGTGCAGCTCGCCAAGGAGTTCTCCACCGACGACTCGCCGGCCTTCGTCAACGGCCTGCTGGGCCGTTTCAAGGAGCTCAAGCCGAGTCTCCGGCGCGAGGGCCGCTAA
- the efp gene encoding elongation factor P, giving the protein MASTNDLKNGMVLKLEGGQLWSVVEFQHVKPGKGPAFVRTKLKNVLSGKVVDKTFNAGVKVETANVDKRGMQFSYMDGDYFVFMDMDTYDQLHIDRKTVGDAANFLLEGFEAVVAQNEGSVLYVELPAAVELTVKHTDPGVQGDRSTGGTKPATLETDYEIQVPLFITTGEKIKVDTRSGEYLGRVNS; this is encoded by the coding sequence GTGGCATCCACGAACGACCTCAAGAACGGCATGGTGCTCAAGCTCGAAGGCGGCCAGCTCTGGTCCGTCGTCGAGTTCCAGCACGTCAAGCCCGGCAAGGGCCCCGCCTTCGTCCGCACGAAGCTGAAGAACGTGCTCTCCGGCAAGGTCGTCGACAAGACCTTCAACGCCGGCGTGAAGGTCGAGACGGCCAACGTCGACAAGCGCGGTATGCAGTTCTCGTACATGGACGGCGACTACTTCGTGTTCATGGACATGGACACGTACGACCAGCTGCACATCGACCGCAAGACGGTCGGTGACGCCGCCAACTTCCTGCTCGAGGGCTTCGAGGCCGTCGTCGCGCAGAACGAGGGCAGCGTCCTCTACGTCGAGCTGCCGGCCGCCGTCGAGCTGACCGTCAAGCACACCGACCCCGGTGTCCAGGGCGACCGCTCCACCGGTGGCACCAAGCCCGCCACCCTGGAGACCGACTACGAGATCCAGGTCCCGCTCTTCATCACCACGGGTGAGAAGATCAAGGTCGACACCCGCTCCGGTGAGTACCTCGGTCGGGTGAACAGCTAA
- a CDS encoding aminopeptidase P family protein → MSEVYAARRARLREWCEAGGSEAALVSGGANVRYLVGGAPAGAALLLGPDRDVLVCASDPFADATGGSRPADDLPVLVLPTPDGDPAVAGAERAVEAGARSLAVEEHHLTVTRHRAVRSVAARARLNDLGTAVEQQRVIKDDEEISTLRIAAEIADQALGELLESILVGRTERHLALELERRLIDHGADGPAFATSVGAGPNSGRAGHVPTDRRVEEGDFLSVCLGALYRGYRSEIARTFVIGSSPADWQIELYDQVFAAQRAGREALAPGTAYRDVDRAARVVLEAAGHGERLGPRIGHGVGLENDEDPRLSPSAMGKLDACVPVTVDPGVHLPGRGGVRIDDTLVVRPEADGGPELLTITTKELLAL, encoded by the coding sequence ATGTCCGAGGTGTACGCGGCACGGCGGGCGCGGCTGCGCGAGTGGTGCGAGGCGGGCGGCAGCGAGGCCGCCCTGGTCTCCGGCGGCGCCAACGTCCGGTACCTGGTGGGCGGCGCGCCGGCCGGTGCCGCGCTGCTCCTCGGCCCGGACCGGGACGTGCTGGTGTGCGCGAGCGACCCCTTCGCGGACGCGACGGGCGGCAGCAGGCCTGCCGACGACCTGCCGGTGCTGGTCCTGCCCACCCCGGACGGCGATCCCGCGGTCGCGGGGGCCGAGCGGGCCGTGGAGGCCGGGGCCCGGTCGCTCGCCGTCGAGGAGCACCACCTGACCGTCACCCGGCACCGTGCGGTGCGCTCCGTCGCGGCCCGGGCGCGGCTGAACGACCTGGGCACGGCCGTGGAGCAGCAGCGGGTGATCAAGGACGACGAGGAGATCTCGACGCTGCGGATCGCCGCCGAGATCGCCGACCAGGCCCTGGGAGAGCTGCTGGAGTCGATACTGGTCGGGCGGACCGAACGCCACCTCGCGCTGGAGCTGGAGCGCCGGCTGATCGACCACGGCGCCGACGGGCCGGCCTTCGCCACCTCGGTGGGCGCCGGGCCCAATTCCGGGCGCGCCGGTCACGTGCCGACCGACCGCAGGGTGGAGGAGGGCGACTTCCTCAGCGTCTGCCTGGGCGCCCTCTACCGCGGCTACCGCAGTGAGATCGCCCGGACGTTCGTCATAGGGTCCTCCCCGGCGGACTGGCAGATCGAGCTGTACGACCAGGTCTTCGCAGCCCAGCGGGCCGGTCGGGAGGCGCTCGCGCCGGGCACCGCCTACCGCGACGTGGACCGGGCGGCGAGGGTCGTCCTGGAGGCCGCGGGGCACGGCGAGCGCCTCGGACCGCGGATCGGCCACGGCGTGGGACTCGAAAACGACGAGGACCCTCGGCTGTCGCCGTCGGCAATGGGTAAACTGGACGCTTGCGTGCCGGTCACCGTAGATCCGGGAGTCCACCTCCCGGGGCGCGGCGGAGTCCGGATCGATGACACGCTCGTCGTCCGCCCCGAGGCGGACGGCGGACCCGAGCTACTCACCATCACGACCAAAGAGCTGCTCGCGCTCTAG
- a CDS encoding AAA family ATPase: MQYPAGPPLPPAQPPMPAAPPPRPEPVAVHDPSTAPVAVLLIGPAGAGKTTVARYWADTRRVPTAHISLDDVREWVRSGFADPQSGWNDHSEAQYRLARRTCGFAARNFLANGISCILDDAVFPDRPVVGLGGWKRHVGPGLLPVVLLPGLEVVLERNAERSGNRRLSDEEVARIHGRMAGWYGSGLPIIDNSQQDVATTARLLDEAVARALTGW; the protein is encoded by the coding sequence ATGCAGTACCCCGCGGGACCGCCGCTGCCGCCAGCGCAGCCCCCGATGCCGGCCGCGCCCCCGCCCCGGCCGGAGCCGGTCGCGGTGCACGACCCCTCCACCGCCCCCGTCGCGGTGCTCCTCATCGGTCCGGCCGGCGCCGGCAAGACCACCGTGGCCCGGTACTGGGCGGACACGCGCCGGGTGCCCACGGCCCACATCAGCCTCGACGACGTCCGCGAGTGGGTGCGCTCGGGCTTCGCCGACCCCCAGTCCGGCTGGAACGACCACTCCGAGGCGCAGTACCGGCTCGCCCGCCGCACCTGCGGCTTCGCCGCCCGCAACTTCCTCGCCAACGGCATCTCGTGCATCCTCGACGACGCCGTCTTCCCCGACCGGCCCGTGGTCGGCCTCGGCGGCTGGAAGCGGCACGTCGGCCCCGGGCTGCTGCCCGTCGTGCTGCTGCCGGGCCTGGAGGTCGTCCTGGAGCGCAACGCCGAGCGCTCGGGCAACCGCAGGCTCAGCGACGAGGAGGTGGCCCGCATCCACGGCCGGATGGCGGGCTGGTACGGCTCGGGCCTGCCCATCATCGACAACTCCCAGCAGGACGTGGCCACCACCGCCCGCCTCCTGGACGAGGCCGTGGCCCGGGCCCTGACCGGCTGGTAG